Proteins co-encoded in one Dehalobacter sp. genomic window:
- a CDS encoding efflux RND transporter periplasmic adaptor subunit, protein MKFKMKRSEQGGSPDLKKPIGKKKMIITVIVILFVLLIGVRIYGAAQSAAEKKAAEQNRQNYVPVEALTLHKQSISSAITLSGKVEADKEASVVVGTPAKVAAVYTKVGDRVSKGQVLFSLDKTDLMSSYNQASAAYQLAQAGYETNMANYENSKKNYENMKQLYEIGAVSKSELDQAAVAASDAVLETYKGQLAQAKAAYDAAQKALNDMDVKAPIDGILTALDVKIGSMVTSAVSPARVVDLSKVFVTVSISEQEINRVHSGQSVQIEVPAALVKVKGVIDSVSIAANAQGKYTLKTYIDNKDNTIKPGMFANVTLNIAGKDNVLAVPTDAVIFHGGKDVVYVAKDNAAAEMEVTTGLESGTETEIISGLTEGDIVIIKGQNFVQDGTEIKVVTVDGKQVAHETTDTASAQTGGGVQK, encoded by the coding sequence ATGAAATTCAAAATGAAACGGTCTGAGCAGGGTGGCAGCCCGGACTTGAAAAAACCGATTGGGAAGAAGAAAATGATCATTACCGTGATCGTAATCCTGTTTGTCCTTTTGATTGGGGTAAGGATCTACGGGGCAGCGCAATCCGCAGCGGAAAAGAAGGCGGCAGAACAAAACAGACAGAATTATGTCCCGGTGGAAGCGTTGACCTTACATAAACAGAGCATCTCCTCTGCGATTACCTTAAGCGGTAAAGTTGAAGCGGATAAAGAAGCTTCCGTGGTCGTCGGTACCCCGGCCAAAGTGGCGGCGGTCTATACCAAAGTTGGGGATCGAGTCAGCAAGGGCCAGGTACTTTTCAGCCTTGATAAAACCGATCTGATGTCCAGCTATAACCAGGCTTCAGCGGCCTATCAGCTGGCGCAGGCCGGCTATGAAACCAATATGGCCAATTATGAAAACAGTAAAAAGAATTATGAGAATATGAAACAGCTGTATGAAATCGGCGCGGTCAGCAAGTCGGAGCTTGATCAGGCTGCCGTGGCGGCTTCGGATGCGGTTCTGGAAACGTATAAAGGCCAGCTGGCTCAGGCCAAGGCTGCTTATGACGCGGCGCAGAAAGCCCTGAATGATATGGATGTAAAGGCGCCGATCGACGGTATTCTTACGGCTCTTGATGTAAAAATAGGGTCAATGGTGACGAGTGCCGTTTCTCCGGCCAGGGTGGTGGACCTGAGCAAAGTATTTGTAACGGTCAGCATTAGCGAGCAGGAGATTAACCGTGTACACAGCGGCCAGTCTGTCCAGATTGAAGTGCCTGCAGCTTTAGTGAAAGTCAAAGGGGTTATTGATAGTGTAAGTATCGCAGCCAATGCTCAGGGGAAATATACGCTAAAAACCTACATTGACAATAAAGACAACACGATCAAACCCGGCATGTTTGCCAATGTGACCTTAAACATTGCCGGCAAAGATAATGTCCTGGCTGTGCCGACCGATGCGGTGATTTTTCACGGCGGAAAAGATGTCGTGTATGTTGCCAAAGATAATGCTGCAGCCGAGATGGAAGTAACGACAGGACTTGAGAGCGGCACCGAGACGGAGATCATCAGTGGACTGACGGAAGGGGACATCGTCATTATCAAAGGGCAGAACTTTGTACAGGATGGTACGGAAATCAAAGTCGTAACCGTTGACGGAAAGCAGGTTGCTCACGAAACGACGGATACGGCTTCGGCGCAAACAGGGGGAGGCGTTCAGAAGTGA
- a CDS encoding fibronectin type III domain-containing protein → DQVAPASPVGLAAAPSDKSAIISWTANAESDIAGYQLEYKAEGAAYWTIKTFTSTVTSTTIGSLSNGGNYQFRLKAKDSAGNFSGYTDTVTCVPDL, encoded by the coding sequence AGGATCAAGTCGCTCCGGCTAGTCCAGTGGGTTTAGCTGCGGCGCCGAGCGATAAAAGTGCGATAATAAGCTGGACAGCAAATGCGGAGAGTGATATAGCCGGATACCAACTGGAGTATAAAGCAGAAGGGGCGGCCTATTGGACGATAAAAACTTTCACAAGCACAGTGACGAGTACAACAATTGGCAGTTTGAGCAATGGAGGGAACTATCAGTTCCGGCTAAAAGCCAAAGACAGTGCCGGAAACTTCTCAGGGTATACAGATACTGTAACTTGCGTTCCAGATCTATAG
- a CDS encoding cell wall-binding repeat-containing protein, with product MKKNRSFFSAAIILCFLLVATALPTSIQAATAPTVPTNLTAAAASSSSIDLTWDTVDGATSYWVYRSQSSTTNFLKIATVTDVSYTNTGLCANTTYYYKIRAYNSSGTSTYTSAVSTKTSAPTGEPLTPTGLEATPLSSSQIELVWDPTTDAESYYVFRDTSASGSFATKIATVKTTTYTSTGLTAGKRYYFKVQAYNSGFGTSSKSSYAYATTETAVPDMPDNLAATSVSSSQINLTWSSVSAATSYYVYRATSSSGTYSKIATVTDESYNNTGLSANTTYYYKIRSYNSYGTSDYSSYAYATTKSASSTGDTSNAYRLAGTDRYATAAKIAEDGWDSSYYAVIASGEGFSDALCGSPLAAKYDAPILLTSRYELNAQAKNELASLGVKQVFIIGGTGIISPSVEQAIKNLGISVTRIAGTDRYNTSLLVAEKIGTFDQAVVATGNNFPDALSIASIAGIKGYPILLTDKYSIQSNILSCLKSKVTTTIVVGGTGAISDSVYNKLPSPVRLNGDSRYTTNLSIIKYFASSFDFKNCYAATGENYPDALTGSALAAKNNAPVFLVSSSVSLSLLNYIKDQNISSVTAFGSSNVLSSSVLNSMVASVSGTSSKIPAIPDDLTAIASSPIEIDLDWDTVTDATDYYVYRATSSTGTYTKIDTVQSSSYTDDGLTAGKTYYYKVKAYNSYGESDYSTRAYDTTDADYALDTPSNLEATALNSKEIYLSWDEVDGASYYYIYRSTSSSGTYTKIKTVSTNSYADTGLTAEKTYYYKIQAYGSDGLSAFSSVKYDKTDAVSVPATLTATALSSSQIKLTWETVSDAESYYIYRATSETGTYTKIATVTALEYTNTGLTSGKTYYYKIKAYNGSSLSDYSSVAETTTE from the coding sequence ATGAAAAAAAACAGATCTTTTTTTTCAGCCGCGATTATCCTTTGTTTCTTACTGGTAGCAACAGCATTGCCAACAAGTATTCAAGCAGCAACGGCACCTACAGTACCGACCAACTTAACTGCGGCTGCTGCAAGCTCCAGCTCAATTGACTTGACCTGGGATACTGTCGATGGGGCTACCTCATACTGGGTTTATCGGTCGCAGTCTTCAACAACAAACTTTCTGAAGATTGCAACGGTCACGGATGTATCTTATACCAATACAGGCTTATGCGCGAACACAACATACTATTACAAAATAAGAGCTTATAATAGCAGCGGGACAAGCACTTATACATCAGCCGTATCCACAAAGACCTCTGCTCCCACTGGGGAACCGTTAACCCCAACTGGTCTGGAGGCAACACCGCTTAGTTCGAGTCAGATTGAGCTTGTCTGGGATCCGACAACAGACGCAGAATCTTATTATGTCTTTAGAGATACTTCGGCTTCAGGCTCTTTTGCTACAAAAATTGCCACAGTGAAGACGACCACGTATACCAGCACTGGGTTGACTGCAGGCAAACGGTATTATTTCAAGGTTCAGGCGTATAACAGCGGTTTTGGGACCAGCAGTAAATCATCTTACGCCTATGCCACGACGGAAACAGCAGTGCCTGATATGCCGGATAATCTGGCTGCAACTTCTGTGAGTTCCAGCCAGATTAATCTGACCTGGAGTTCGGTGTCTGCAGCAACATCATATTATGTTTACCGAGCCACCAGTTCTTCCGGGACGTACTCCAAAATAGCAACAGTTACGGATGAAAGCTACAATAATACGGGACTTTCTGCGAATACGACCTATTATTATAAAATTAGATCTTACAATAGCTATGGAACAAGCGATTATTCTTCGTATGCCTATGCGACAACTAAATCTGCAAGCAGTACTGGAGACACCTCGAATGCCTATCGACTGGCCGGTACAGACCGTTATGCTACTGCTGCCAAAATTGCAGAAGATGGTTGGGACTCTTCCTATTATGCAGTAATTGCCAGCGGAGAAGGTTTCTCGGATGCTTTATGCGGATCACCACTGGCGGCCAAATACGATGCGCCGATCTTACTGACATCGAGGTATGAACTGAATGCGCAGGCAAAAAATGAATTGGCCAGCCTTGGGGTAAAGCAAGTATTTATTATCGGAGGAACTGGAATAATATCTCCCTCGGTCGAACAGGCAATTAAAAACCTTGGTATCAGCGTTACCAGAATTGCCGGTACGGACCGCTATAATACATCCTTGCTGGTAGCGGAAAAGATAGGAACTTTCGACCAGGCAGTGGTTGCTACCGGGAACAATTTCCCTGATGCATTGTCTATTGCTTCGATAGCCGGGATTAAAGGGTATCCGATTCTGCTAACGGACAAGTATTCGATCCAGTCTAATATTCTTTCCTGCTTGAAAAGTAAAGTCACGACTACGATTGTGGTCGGAGGTACCGGTGCAATTAGTGACAGCGTTTATAACAAGCTGCCTTCCCCTGTAAGACTGAACGGTGATAGCCGGTACACAACGAACCTCAGTATTATCAAATATTTTGCGAGCAGCTTTGATTTTAAAAACTGTTACGCTGCAACCGGTGAAAACTACCCGGATGCATTAACCGGCTCGGCACTCGCAGCTAAAAATAATGCGCCAGTCTTTCTGGTCAGCAGTTCGGTGAGCCTTTCTCTTTTAAACTATATTAAGGATCAAAACATATCGTCAGTTACCGCATTTGGAAGTTCCAATGTCCTGTCATCATCTGTCTTAAACAGTATGGTCGCATCGGTGTCAGGAACAAGCAGCAAGATACCTGCCATACCGGATGATCTGACCGCTATTGCCTCAAGCCCGATCGAGATTGATCTGGACTGGGATACGGTAACCGATGCGACAGACTACTATGTTTATAGAGCGACATCATCTACCGGGACCTATACAAAAATTGATACCGTCCAATCGAGCTCTTACACGGATGATGGTCTCACAGCTGGAAAAACTTACTATTATAAAGTGAAAGCCTATAACAGCTATGGAGAGAGCGACTATTCCACAAGGGCGTATGACACAACAGATGCAGACTATGCGTTGGATACCCCTTCAAACCTTGAGGCAACTGCCTTGAATTCAAAAGAAATTTACCTGAGTTGGGATGAAGTTGATGGTGCCAGTTATTACTATATCTACAGGTCGACCTCATCCTCAGGCACTTACACCAAAATCAAAACTGTTTCGACCAATTCGTATGCCGATACAGGACTCACAGCGGAGAAAACCTATTATTACAAGATACAGGCATACGGAAGCGATGGTTTGAGCGCCTTTTCATCTGTGAAGTATGACAAGACAGACGCAGTAAGCGTACCCGCTACGTTGACAGCTACAGCATTGAGTTCCAGCCAGATCAAATTGACCTGGGAGACCGTCAGTGATGCCGAGTCCTATTATATTTACAGGGCAACTTCCGAGACCGGAACGTATACCAAGATTGCAACCGTAACCGCTCTTGAATATACAAATACTGGGCTCACTTCAGGAAAAACATACTATTACAAAATCAAGGCCTATAATGGCAGCAGTCTAAGTGATTATTCCTCAGTGGCTGAGACAACGACCGAATAG
- a CDS encoding ABC transporter permease, translating to MILENIFLALASLRANKMRALLTMLGIIIGITSVIAIVTIGNAMTARVNSNLSSFGTNNVTVMVREKSENERMPGGMMMGMVGGGGGPSGGGGFARHGSGNTSAPQDSDLISEDMITKIKNTFSSKLDGVSLSESAGSATAKDGGLYANVSIMGTNTDYQVANDLDILKGRYISDKDIQNYRKVAVVSDKFVANMFPDGTDPIAKVIKVYTDSKIELYTIIGVYKYDASMMGQQSTSSDEDLSTSLYIPISIAKLNSDNKNYQTITVIADSGTDVLAFSDDLQTYLDNVYRNNTVWGARVMSMESALESITSTLNTIKTAIAFIAGIALLVGGIGVMNIMLVSVTERTREIGTRKALGAKNFHIQLQFVTEAVIISGIGGLIGIIIGTAIGAIVSVALGAPVTISLFVTIISVLFSMAIGIFFGYYPANKAAKLDPIEALRYE from the coding sequence GTGATTTTAGAAAATATCTTTTTGGCTTTAGCTTCCTTACGGGCCAACAAAATGCGGGCATTGTTGACGATGCTCGGTATCATTATCGGTATTACTTCTGTTATTGCGATTGTAACCATTGGGAATGCGATGACGGCCCGCGTCAATTCCAATCTGTCATCTTTTGGGACGAACAATGTGACTGTTATGGTTCGCGAAAAGTCGGAAAATGAGAGAATGCCTGGAGGCATGATGATGGGAATGGTGGGAGGCGGCGGAGGCCCTTCCGGTGGAGGAGGCTTTGCCAGACACGGAAGCGGTAACACCTCTGCGCCCCAGGATTCTGATTTGATTTCCGAAGACATGATCACAAAAATCAAAAATACATTTTCGTCGAAATTAGACGGAGTATCCTTGTCTGAATCGGCCGGAAGTGCGACGGCTAAAGACGGAGGCCTCTATGCCAATGTTTCGATCATGGGAACAAATACGGATTATCAGGTCGCAAATGACCTGGATATCTTAAAAGGACGCTATATTTCAGACAAGGATATACAAAATTACCGAAAAGTGGCTGTAGTATCAGATAAATTTGTTGCAAATATGTTTCCGGATGGGACGGATCCGATAGCCAAGGTCATCAAAGTCTATACTGACAGTAAAATTGAACTTTACACTATCATTGGCGTATATAAATACGATGCCTCAATGATGGGCCAGCAAAGTACGTCGTCTGATGAAGACCTATCAACAAGTTTATATATTCCGATCTCTATCGCCAAATTAAATTCTGATAATAAGAATTACCAAACGATTACGGTTATTGCGGACAGCGGTACCGACGTTCTGGCATTTTCGGATGACTTACAGACATACCTGGATAATGTCTATCGCAACAATACGGTCTGGGGTGCGAGGGTAATGAGTATGGAATCTGCACTGGAATCCATAACGAGTACCTTGAATACGATTAAAACGGCAATCGCATTCATTGCTGGTATCGCCCTGCTTGTTGGCGGAATTGGAGTTATGAATATCATGCTGGTGTCTGTCACGGAAAGAACGAGAGAAATTGGGACGCGGAAGGCTCTTGGAGCGAAGAATTTCCATATCCAGCTTCAGTTCGTGACGGAGGCGGTCATTATTTCTGGTATTGGCGGTCTTATCGGCATCATTATCGGGACGGCCATCGGTGCCATTGTTTCCGTTGCGCTTGGTGCCCCGGTTACGATTTCCCTGTTTGTGACAATTATCAGTGTGCTGTTCTCAATGGCAATCGGTATATTCTTTGGCTACTATCCTGCAAATAAAGCAGCGAAACTTGATCCGATCGAAGCACTGAGGTATGAGTAA
- a CDS encoding fibronectin type III domain-containing protein: MKKKMLIALSLILLLIGNSLPAKAVEQVNKVTYSKKYYLQESHKKISSDLLKLIDEQYRTNKETKEQVKSSIKNMKALIKAEDSSSYGLNKSNDDLVYVYIRVNDNESTHIIDNYANKVKNRDEKNHVITAWVEVNKINVIASLEGVRSVNTVLPPQVNVGSVTSQGDALQNVDSFRNLSGIDGTGVKIGIISDGVDNLASAQATGDLPGDVVTLSNTVGGDEGTAMLEIVHDLAPGAQLYFHDCGDNELAFNDAVDALVNAGCQVICDDIGWITQPFFEDGIIASHISSVIDSNNIVYVSSAGNEAQNHYQGTFRADNTGYYFHDFDPSSAGYSPLLVYIPYGETVRVVLEWNDRWGASSNDYDLILADLDGPPLVSSIEEQNGDGYPVELVYWTNTDASGYYQIVVPKYAGVAKTLELYVYGGYIADGYYTSSDSIFGHAAVPKVIAVGAANADSPNKIAYYSSQGPVTISYPSAVKRNKPDIIGIDGVSVTGAGSFSNPFYGTSAAAPDVAAIAGLLWAQNPSKSASDIRTIITRGGVDLGTTGYDTIYGYGLLNMILAASPCIPVGLAAAPSDKSAIISWTANAESDIAGYQLEYKTTAATNWTVKTLAGTVTSTTVGSLSNGGTYQFRLKAKDSAGNFSGYTDIVTCIPVDNVAPGVPTNFRMTSVNDSRIVLAWTAPTATDLSGYRIAYQKAGDTEWTETGTIAKIVTYTLMGLENDINYKLKIQSRDSAGNWSAYSSEVEAMPQDKTPPAVPTGLTTLVGTDKTIQISWTANTETDLDGYEIAWQKYGTTIWQSEVVGKETLSKTVENLTHNARYYFKVRAKDLKGNWSNYSTVVYAIAKDQVAPASPVGLAAAPSDKSAIISWTANAESDIAGYQLEYKTTAATNWTVKTLA, encoded by the coding sequence ATGAAGAAAAAAATGCTAATCGCGCTTTCTCTGATTTTATTGCTGATAGGCAATTCTTTACCTGCAAAAGCCGTAGAGCAGGTGAATAAGGTTACATATAGTAAAAAATACTACTTACAAGAAAGTCATAAGAAAATTAGTTCCGATCTCTTAAAATTGATTGATGAGCAATACCGGACTAATAAAGAAACGAAGGAGCAAGTAAAGTCATCCATAAAAAATATGAAAGCACTGATTAAAGCCGAAGATTCGTCTTCATATGGACTGAATAAATCGAATGATGACTTAGTTTACGTTTATATTCGTGTTAATGATAATGAATCTACCCATATTATTGATAACTACGCCAATAAAGTAAAGAATAGAGACGAGAAAAATCATGTTATTACAGCATGGGTGGAAGTAAATAAAATCAACGTTATTGCCTCTTTAGAAGGAGTAAGATCTGTTAATACTGTTCTTCCTCCTCAAGTCAATGTGGGGTCTGTGACAAGCCAAGGGGACGCTCTTCAAAATGTAGATAGTTTTCGAAATCTTTCGGGTATAGATGGGACAGGTGTAAAAATTGGAATTATCTCTGATGGGGTGGATAACCTGGCAAGTGCTCAAGCGACCGGTGACTTGCCGGGAGACGTTGTCACACTCAGTAACACTGTCGGCGGCGACGAGGGAACAGCCATGTTGGAAATCGTTCATGATTTAGCTCCCGGTGCACAACTATATTTTCATGATTGTGGTGATAATGAATTAGCATTTAATGATGCGGTTGATGCATTGGTCAATGCGGGTTGCCAAGTAATTTGTGATGATATTGGCTGGATCACTCAGCCGTTCTTTGAGGATGGCATTATAGCCAGTCATATCAGCAGTGTAATTGACAGCAATAATATTGTTTATGTTTCATCAGCTGGGAATGAAGCACAAAACCATTATCAGGGGACTTTTCGGGCTGATAATACGGGGTACTACTTTCACGATTTTGATCCTTCTTCAGCAGGTTATTCTCCTTTACTTGTATATATTCCATATGGAGAAACAGTAAGAGTAGTCTTGGAATGGAACGATCGATGGGGAGCTTCAAGTAATGATTATGATTTAATTTTAGCCGATTTAGATGGCCCCCCCCTTGTATCTTCAATCGAGGAACAAAATGGTGATGGCTACCCGGTAGAACTTGTATATTGGACCAATACTGATGCCTCAGGTTATTACCAGATCGTAGTTCCTAAATATGCAGGTGTAGCCAAAACCCTTGAACTATATGTTTATGGGGGCTATATTGCAGATGGCTATTATACATCCTCTGATTCAATATTTGGGCATGCGGCAGTACCTAAGGTAATTGCCGTAGGTGCTGCAAACGCAGATTCTCCTAACAAAATTGCATACTATTCATCACAAGGACCAGTAACTATTTCCTATCCATCAGCAGTCAAAAGAAATAAACCTGACATTATCGGAATAGACGGCGTCAGTGTTACGGGGGCGGGTAGCTTCTCTAATCCATTTTATGGTACGAGTGCTGCAGCACCAGACGTTGCCGCGATAGCAGGGCTGCTATGGGCGCAAAACCCGTCTAAAAGCGCCAGCGATATTAGAACAATAATTACCAGGGGCGGGGTAGACCTTGGAACTACCGGCTATGATACGATATATGGGTATGGCTTGCTGAATATGATATTAGCAGCTTCTCCATGTATACCAGTGGGTCTAGCTGCAGCGCCGAGCGATAAAAGTGCGATAATAAGCTGGACAGCAAATGCGGAGAGTGATATAGCCGGATACCAACTGGAGTATAAGACAACAGCGGCGACCAACTGGACCGTCAAAACACTCGCAGGTACAGTAACAAGTACGACCGTAGGCAGTTTGAGCAATGGAGGAACCTATCAGTTCCGACTAAAGGCCAAGGATAGTGCCGGTAACTTTTCAGGGTATACAGACATCGTCACCTGTATCCCGGTGGATAATGTAGCACCGGGCGTTCCAACAAACTTTAGAATGACCTCGGTCAATGACAGCCGGATTGTGCTGGCTTGGACAGCGCCGACAGCAACGGATCTATCGGGATACCGAATCGCTTATCAAAAAGCCGGAGATACAGAATGGACCGAAACAGGAACAATAGCGAAAATTGTAACGTATACATTGATGGGACTGGAAAACGATATCAACTACAAACTAAAAATACAATCCAGGGATAGTGCAGGGAATTGGTCGGCATACAGTTCGGAAGTTGAAGCAATGCCCCAGGATAAAACACCGCCGGCAGTACCTACGGGACTGACGACATTAGTGGGGACGGATAAGACGATACAAATTAGCTGGACAGCTAATACGGAGACGGATCTGGACGGATATGAAATAGCATGGCAGAAGTATGGAACAACCATTTGGCAGAGTGAAGTTGTAGGGAAAGAAACACTAAGTAAAACAGTAGAAAACTTGACGCATAATGCACGATATTACTTTAAAGTCAGAGCCAAAGATTTGAAAGGGAACTGGTCGAACTATTCAACTGTCGTATACGCGATAGCAAAGGATCAAGTCGCTCCGGCTAGTCCAGTGGGTTTAGCTGCGGCGCCGAGCGATAAAAGTGCGATAATAAGCTGGACAGCAAATGCGGAGAGTGATATAGCCGGATACCAACTGGAGTATAAGACAACAGCGGCGACCAACTGGACCGTCAAAACACTCGCAG
- a CDS encoding ABC transporter ATP-binding protein: protein MIEINNVIKKYYIGMPNELTILKNISLNIKKGEFVSIVGASGSGKSTLMNIIGALDRPTSGTYSLEGIPIEQMSQNRLSEVRNKKIGFVFQTFNLIPRSSALNNVELPLFYMGVSKEERRKKAMELLELVGMGDRVTHMPNELSGGQKQRVAIARALANDPAIVLADEPTGALDTQTGKMVMDIFLKIHREKQKTIVLITHNPELAKETERQITLSDGMITGDSDNRNSSLFKYEVTGVKP, encoded by the coding sequence TTGATTGAAATTAATAATGTAATCAAAAAATACTATATTGGAATGCCCAATGAGTTAACGATTTTAAAAAATATTAGTTTAAATATTAAAAAAGGTGAATTTGTCTCCATCGTAGGGGCTTCAGGTTCCGGTAAGAGTACATTGATGAATATTATCGGCGCTTTGGACCGCCCAACCTCAGGGACCTATTCTCTTGAAGGGATACCAATCGAGCAGATGAGCCAGAACAGATTATCAGAGGTTCGCAACAAAAAAATCGGTTTTGTTTTTCAGACGTTTAATCTGATCCCCAGATCCTCAGCCCTGAACAATGTAGAATTACCCTTATTCTATATGGGAGTCTCTAAAGAGGAAAGAAGAAAAAAAGCTATGGAGTTACTGGAACTTGTCGGAATGGGAGATCGGGTGACACATATGCCGAACGAGCTTTCCGGCGGACAGAAGCAAAGAGTTGCCATTGCCAGGGCTTTAGCAAACGATCCCGCCATCGTCTTGGCAGATGAACCGACAGGCGCATTGGATACGCAGACGGGCAAAATGGTCATGGATATCTTTCTGAAAATCCATAGGGAAAAACAAAAAACCATTGTTTTAATTACTCATAATCCTGAACTGGCCAAAGAGACTGAACGGCAGATTACGCTGAGTGACGGAATGATTACCGGAGATTCTGATAACCGCAATAGTTCCCTTTTTAAGTATGAAGTAACGGGGGTGAAGCCGTGA
- a CDS encoding DUF5667 domain-containing protein — MFKKRILVSVLCLLFTFAVAPTYVFAETVTGDTTTNESETITTGEDATNTTDDTANETTNDAANDTTADTVDEEIADEAGVTPDSWLYSLEQMIESVQVAVTFSAEGKAELLVEFANERLAEAEIMSEQNQLDLMEQVLKVYSDTIKKANFQVQQIIEDTEAVDGTDTTGTDATTAEEETTAATTEETTTDETATDETVAVDTEENTVISNLLASIELVQSDAEKIVLKITGGLTEEQAEIMQNIIQAEVQNTIAMKAYVAAKVAYAEAVQEFAAAKAELGQARASGDEAAITAALEKVEQAEQYKNDMQELRKDVQKIKVETNKETKEVLKEQTQNIKEYKKANKGQAVSDQEDSLEAGDEQDATTVDNQDVTVTGDQTATADGQSTSDETTVDAQTVQNTVTNTSSNNGHNGKGQGKR; from the coding sequence ATGTTCAAAAAAAGGATTTTGGTATCGGTTCTGTGTTTGCTTTTCACTTTTGCTGTTGCTCCAACTTATGTTTTTGCTGAAACAGTGACGGGTGACACTACAACAAATGAATCCGAGACCATAACAACTGGCGAGGATGCTACGAATACAACAGACGATACTGCTAACGAAACTACGAACGATGCTGCAAATGATACCACAGCTGATACAGTCGATGAAGAAATTGCCGATGAAGCCGGTGTAACGCCGGACAGCTGGCTGTACTCACTCGAACAAATGATTGAAAGTGTTCAGGTGGCCGTGACCTTCTCTGCGGAAGGAAAAGCAGAACTGCTGGTCGAGTTTGCGAATGAAAGACTGGCTGAAGCGGAAATCATGTCCGAGCAAAACCAGTTGGATTTGATGGAACAGGTTCTGAAAGTCTATTCAGATACGATAAAGAAAGCCAACTTCCAGGTTCAACAAATCATTGAGGATACAGAAGCAGTTGACGGAACGGATACTACGGGTACAGATGCCACCACTGCCGAGGAAGAAACCACCGCAGCTACCACTGAAGAAACAACTACGGATGAAACAGCCACGGATGAAACGGTGGCTGTTGACACAGAAGAAAATACCGTCATCAGCAATCTACTCGCCAGCATTGAACTTGTCCAAAGTGATGCCGAAAAGATCGTCCTTAAAATCACCGGAGGTTTGACGGAAGAACAGGCTGAAATCATGCAGAATATCATCCAAGCCGAAGTCCAGAATACCATTGCCATGAAAGCTTATGTGGCTGCGAAAGTAGCCTATGCTGAAGCTGTGCAGGAATTTGCAGCGGCCAAGGCGGAATTGGGACAAGCTCGTGCTTCAGGTGATGAGGCTGCCATTACCGCTGCCCTGGAAAAAGTCGAACAGGCTGAACAGTACAAAAACGACATGCAGGAGCTCAGGAAAGATGTTCAGAAAATCAAAGTAGAGACGAATAAGGAAACGAAGGAAGTCCTAAAAGAGCAAACCCAAAACATAAAAGAATATAAGAAGGCCAATAAGGGCCAAGCCGTGAGCGACCAGGAAGATAGCCTGGAAGCAGGGGACGAACAGGATGCAACGACTGTAGATAATCAGGATGTAACGGTTACTGGCGATCAGACTGCCACAGCCGATGGCCAGTCTACTTCGGATGAAACAACAGTCGATGCACAGACCGTTCAGAACACAGTCACGAATACCTCCTCAAATAACGGACATAACGGTAAAGGGCAAGGAAAAAGATAG